The Styela clava chromosome 2, kaStyClav1.hap1.2, whole genome shotgun sequence genome contains a region encoding:
- the LOC120336139 gene encoding uncharacterized protein LOC120336139, protein MAKFENAPCVRYYSDSTMKYFLQLAMVLLTCMNGLILANDVVFTCPDADSFGKICIIYRDQCMDNTACVDGQICCLVETCGRECVGPIPVTLCPASKVIGPPCQGDETNECTDTPTNTGTNSICCYSGCSRIIATVPILDPGCRKVKGSKARSCIEECQSNYDCRKKKICCSNGCGTVCTPKKGKKVYK, encoded by the exons AtggcaaagtttgaaaatgcACCCTGTGTACGTTATTATTCAG ATTCAACTATGAAGTATTTTCTACAACTTGCGATGGTCTTGTTAACTTGCATGAACGGTCTCATCTTGGCTAATGATGTGG TTTTCACTTGTCCCGATGCCGACTCTTTTGGAAAAATCTGCATTATATACAGGGATCAGTGTATGGACAATACTGCCTGTGTGGACGGACAGATTTGCTGCCTCGTAGAAACATGTGGACGAGAATGTGTTGGCCCTATTCCGG TTACCCTGTGCCCTGCAAGCAAAGTTATCGGACCTCCTTGTCAAGGCGATGAAACTAACGAGTGCACCGACACACCTACTAATACTGGAACAAACTCTATTTGTTGCTATTCAGGATGTTCTCGAATTATCGCCACAG TTCCGATTCTTGACCCAGGCTGTCGAAAAGTTAAGGGTTCAAAAGCAAGAAGTTGCATCGAAGAATGCCAATCGAATTATGACTGTCGTAAAAAAAAGATATGTTGCTCAAATGGATGTGGAACAGTCTGTACTCCGAAGAAAGGCAAAAAAGTTTATAAGTAG
- the LOC120336302 gene encoding uncharacterized protein LOC120336302 has translation MLHIQIMNDQTTTFNDQMKAITQRELVLLMSPPQAGDLVLTWCEEAIWPHKGLIRGEIVNISGRQYIYAIDYGFTQALAPTELFKIPDKLAKYPPLAVSCFFNVSPPIPSRCILDLGIRYLNYMCDADDKVLSDVIMRENNIETILHLLDFKFRNSYQVLQIVLKLCYANYKDYKGKLNSYEPFPIFFKVFRDTSDKWFKLMSKEHETALVSCCKILELLATGNLETKIKFIEQNGIENIASTLERDKIPNECKMIFIHILSKIIGSSKQVHDEIADYCQGQLINRIGKGIHILDDSRSINSIDINELEEKICALANHQVGGRITFGVAKSGNIVGMRLTQKDRDEFRLGFDKLITQNIKPMILLDRTKFTFASTSGMHEDLFVVHIDIIGMDLGIHSTLDGRYMMIHGQLGYITEMSMNELKDMAAHREENRYLDEIAMLKSTIERLKTN, from the exons ATGCTCCACATACAAATAATGAATGACCAGACAACTACGTTCAACGACCAGATGAAAGCCATAACCCAGAGGGAACTTGTCTTGCTGATGTCCCCACCACAAGCAGGAGACTTGGTGCTGACATG GTGTGAAGAGGCCATTTGGCCTCACAAGGGATTAATAAGAGGGGAAATTGTAAACATCAGTGGAAGGCAATACATTTATGCCATTGACTATGGATTTACTCAAGCACTTGCTCCAacagaattatttaaaattccGGACAAATTAG CAAAGTATCCTCCATTAGCTGTATCCTGCTTTTTCAATGTAAGTCCGCCAATCCCCAGTAGATGCATACTCGACCTTGGGATCAGATACTTGAATTACATGTGTGATGCTGATGATAAAGTACTTTCTGATGTAATCATGAGAGAAAACAATATTGAGACCATACTACATCTTCTAGACTTCAAATTTAG aaactcataTCAAGTATTGcaaattgtgttgaaattgTGCTATGCCAATTATAAGGACTACAAAGGGAAATTGAACAGTTACGAaccatttccaattttttttaaagttttcag GGATACATCTGACAAATGGTTTAAATTGATGTCAAAAGAGCATGAAACTGCTCTAGTATCATGCTGCAAAATCTTGGAATTACTGGCCACAGGAAACCTagaaacaaaaatcaaatttatcgAGCAG AATGGTATAGAGAACATTGCATCAACACTTGAAAGGGACAAAATCCCAAATGAATGTAAAAtgattttcattcatattttatcaaagATAATAGGATCATCAAAACAAG TACATGATGAGATTGCAGACTATTGCCAAGGTCAACTTATTAACCGGATTGGAAAAGGGATTCACATTCTGGATGACAGCAGAAGTATTAATAGCATTGACATCAACGAGCTGGAAGAG AAAATATGTGCTTTGGCTAATCACCAAGTTGGCGGAAGAATTACATTTGGAGTGGCAAAGTCTGGAAATATTGTGGGGATGCGTCTCACTCAAAAGGATAGAGATGAATTCAGGCTGGGATTCGACAAACTAATCACTCAAAATATCAAGCCAATGATACTTCTTGACAG GACAAAATTCACCTTTGCATCAACAAGTGGAATGCATGAAGATTTGTTTGTTGTCCACATTGATATAATTGGAATGGATTTAGGAATTCACAGCACTCTTGATGGCAG GTACATGATGATACATGGTCAACTTGGGTACATCACTGAGATGTCGATGAATGAACTCAAAGACATGGCAGCCCATCGAGAGGAAAACAGATATCTAGATGAGATAGCGATGCTAAAATCTACTATAGAACGACTGAAAACTAACTGA
- the LOC120336185 gene encoding uncharacterized protein LOC120336185 — MMGAKTCEALFLVAFVLSFYVDSSFAKECNASSFNLDGGYLRYLGTLPELPVFTLCRYFEADTDGLVLGVMQSYSTDKQLNAFLNYGVKSKDGFDIHLNIGDQRNVIRNMKFPANSGLLTCQIFDTVEGKIYRNLNGNSGPPLIMNNMKALPSGGELLIGKSRNDSMDGYKGKVSGIMIWERKLSDEEIVAIMNNNVCPDDTIVDIQLDSVQPYGKFIQQEECKSSDFTLANSDKTVHYVEYTGAAPSLRSATICAWVTTANDGSVPGTVGTYAAGDEIDLISSIGEIIDGVPYLQVGVKGIYDRIKLALEGNTEYSFCLAYDNMFSKKVYAYLNGDYVAEIQFEGLGEIPAGGKIIIGQRQGCVGGCFDKNKAFNGRIRNFSIWARLLSIEEMQDIALSNKCPIDDVVDMTPSNVIVHKVK; from the exons ATGATGGGTGCCAAAACTTGTGAAGCGCTGTTTTTGGTGGCGTTTGTGCTAAGTTTTTACGTGGACTCTTCATTTGCTAAAG AATGCAACGCTAGTTCATTCAATTTGGATGGAGGCTATCTTAGATACCTTGGAACCCTACCTGAACTGCCAGTCTTCACCTTATGTAGATATTTTGAAGCTGACACCGATGGTTTGGTTCTTGGTGTCATGCAAAGTTATTCCACTGACAAACAGTTAAATGCATTTCTCAACTATGGTGTAAAATCAAAGGATGGATTCGACATTCATTTGAATATCGGCGATCAAAGAAATGTGATACGGAATATGAAATTTCCTGCAAATTCAGGATTGCTGACTTGCCAAATATTTGATACCGTAGAAGGAAAAATTTACAGAAACTTGAATGGAAATTCTGGCCCTCCACTAATAATGAATAACATGAAGGCGCTGCCAAGTGGAGGCGAATTATTAATCGGGAAGTCTCGTAACGATTCAATGGATGGCTACAAAGGCAAAGTCAGTGGTATTATGATCTGGGAACGAAAACTCAGCGATGAAGAAATTGTGGCAATAATGAATAACAATGTTTGTCCCGATGACACTATCGTGGATATCCAGCTTGATAGCGTTCAGCCGTATGGAAAGTTTATTCAGCAAGAAG AATGCAAAAGTTCAGACTTCACTTTGGCAAATTCAGATAAGACAGTGCATTATGTTGAATACACTGGCGCGGCACCGTCTTTGAGAAGTGCGACTATATGTGCATGGGTGACAACAGCAAATGATGGTTCAGTTCCAGGAACTGTTGGGACTTACGCTGCTGGAGATGAAATCGACCTCATATCATCAATCGGTGAAATTATAGACGGCGTCCCTTATCTGCAAGTTGGTGTAAAGGGGATATATGATCGTATAAAATTAGCATTGGAAGGGAATACTGAATACAGTTTCTGCCTCGCATACGACAACATGTTTTCAAAGAAAGTTTACGCTTATCTCAACGGAGACTATGTTGCGGAGATTCAATTTGAAGGACTTGGGGAAATACCGGCTGGGGGAAAAATAATCATCGGGCAAAGACAAGGATGTGTTGGTGGATGCTTCGACAAAAACAAAGCATTCAATGGAAGAATTCGAAACTTTAGTATTTGGGCACGACTACTATCAATCGAAGAGATGCAAGATATTGCATTGTCGAATAAATGCCCCATCGATGACGTGGTAGATATGACGCCAAGTAATGTTATTGTTCACAAAGTCAAATAA
- the LOC120335699 gene encoding exostosin-2-like, which produces MYRVKNDSRSVRGVRAVYVAAIFTLLLFIVILLWISFPLRPHSEELERRRKLKLDMAANLPEKVVTKFNALPSETGDLNCRMYSCFNVYKCDGQAKNQNKISVYLYPLAKYVTETGDELTPSISKEFYELYTAIADSEYFTDDPNNACLFIPPVDLLNQNNLNVKDVAQVLSSLPYWNEGANHILFNMVPGSYPEFNTVLDVPHEKAIIAGGGFSHWTYRPEYDISIPVFSSVVNSIDLAEKPLNLFRSWLLISSQTNIHSETRSFLGKIESQEHDVLLLEKCRNVPEDVSLQLRRCNSNQMKHEKYPEILQDGVFCLILRSARLGQSTLSDVLKAGCIPVFATDGYIKPFSEVVDWTRASVTVRYEDLPNVVNILRKISPTEVKLKQKRVKWIWDNYFSSMSAIALTTLRVINDRIFTHKALKYEDWNEPVGSKSIKSPLFLPLISPKEDGFTAIVLAYDRIDSLYQVVSAIDKVPSLKKVIVVWNNQKKPPPPKEEWPVITRPVKVIRTTSNKLSNRFYPFADIETEAILAIDDDIVMLTADEIEYGYQVWREFPDRLVGFPPRLHLWDENGHLKYESEWTNDVSIVLTGAAFYHKYFNHLFWNKMPDGIRDFVDDHMNCEDIAMNFLISNYTGKAPIKVTPRKKFKCSECLTGGSLSLEQSHMVERSTCMNHFMEVYGTLPLKTVNFRADPVLYMDEFPDRLKAFPDMGSL; this is translated from the exons ATGTATAGGGTAAAAAATGATTCTAGGAGTGTTAGGGGGGTCCGAGCAGTTTATGTTGCTGCCATTTTCACACTTTTGCTGTTTATAGTCATCTTATTATGGATCAGTTTCCCTTTGCGTCCACATAGTGAAGAATTGGAAAGGCGGAGGAAACTTAAACTAGACATGGCTGCGAATCTACCAGAAAAAGTTGTTACAAAATTCAATGCTTTGCCATCAGAAACTGGAGATCTGAATTGTCGTATGTACAGTTGCTTCAATGTGTATAAGTGCGACGGTCAagcaaaaaatcaaaataaaatatcggtTTATTTGTATCCACTCGCGAAGTATGTGACTGAAACTGGTGATGAGCTGACGCCCTCTATTTCAAAGGAATTTTATGAACTGTATACTGCGATAGCCGACAGTGAATATTTCACTGATGATCCTAATAATGCTTGTCTCTTTATACCACCCGTGGATTTActcaatcaaaataatttgaatgtgAAAGATGTTGCACAAGTGCTTTCCTCATTACCTTATTGGAATGAAGGAGCAAATCACATACTTTTTAATATGGTGCCAGGAAGCTACCCAGAATTCAACACTGTATTGGATGTACCACATGAGAAAGCTATTATCGCTGGTGGTGGATTTTCTCATTGGACGTATCGTCCCGAATACGACATCAGTATACCAGTGTTCAGTTCAGTCGTAAACAGCATAGACCTCGCTGAGAAACCCTTGAATCTTTTTCGTTCATGGCTACTGATTTCATCACAAACTAATATACACTCTGAGACTag ATCCTTCTTGGGAAAGATTGAGTCTCAAGAACATGATGTACTTTTACttgagaaatgcagaaatgtACCTGAAGATGTTTCATTACAATTACGAAGATGCAATAGTAATCAAatgaaacatgaaaaatatccaGAG ATCCTACAAGATGGTGTATTTTGTCTCATACTGAGAAGTGCTCGCCTCGGTCAATCTACGCTTTCAGATGTTTTGAAGGCAGGATGCATCCCTGTTTTCGCAACCGATGGTTACATCAAACCATTCTCAGAAGTTGTAGACTGGACTCGTGCTTCGGTTACAGTTCGTTATGAAGATTTACCCAATGTTGTCAATATTCTTAGGAAAATTTCACCAACTGAAGTGAAGTTGAAACAAAAAAGG gTAAAATGGATCTGGGACAACTATTTCAGTTCTATGTCTGCTATTGCATTGACGACACTTCGGGTTATAAACGACAGAATATTTACTCATAAAGCATTAAAATATGAAGATTGGAATGAACCTGTTGGATCAAAAAGCATTAAATCACCTTTGTTTCTACCTTTGATTTCACCAAAAGAGGACG GTTTTACAGCAATAGTGCTGGCATATGATCGAATAGACAGTTTATATCAAGTTGTTTCTGCTATTGATAAAGTTCCAAGTTTAAAGAAGGTCATTGTGGTTTGGAACAATCAAAAGAAACCTCCCCCACCTAAAGAAGAATGGCCTGTTATCACTCGACCAGTTAAAGTAATAAGGACGACCTCAAACAAACTTAGTAACAG ATTTTATCCATTTGCTGACATAGAAACAGAAGCCATACTTGCAATTGATGATGACATTGTAATGCTGACTGCTGATGAGATAGAATATGGATATCAG GTTTGGAGAGAGTTTCCTGATAGATTGGTAGGTTTTCCACCCAGACTACATCTGTGGGATGAAAATGGCCATCTCAAGTATGAATCGGAATGGACAAATGATGTATCGATTGTATTAACTGGTGCTGCATTCTATCATAAATACTTCAACCATTTGTTCTGGAATAA GATGCCAGATGGAATTCGAGATTTTGTTGATGATCACATGAATTGTGAGGATATTGCTATGAATTTCTTGATCAGCAATTATACAGGAAAAGCCCCGATCAAAGTGACTCCCAGAAAGAAATTCAAATGTTCAGAATGTCTAACTGGAGGAAGTTTATCACTTGAACAATCTCACATGGTGGAAAG GTCGACCTGCATGAATCATTTCATGGAAGTATATGGAACATTGCCGTTGAAAACTGTTAATTTTAGAGCAGATCCTGTCCTTTACATGGATGAATTTCCTGATCGATTAAAAGCATTTCCAGATATGGGTTCCTTGTAA